A part of Osmerus mordax isolate fOsmMor3 chromosome 10, fOsmMor3.pri, whole genome shotgun sequence genomic DNA contains:
- the LOC136950540 gene encoding uncharacterized protein — MDLTFLLPAILFTLLAIILASKLFRNNSSSTEPKADKAQLVKGEVKAGLEESGRLLNVTEKLVKTNKGLPDADQTKCMEHESIERMSCDVAADIGAVSEKKRTATGVEIERKEESVSSGFTDVLGTAVTEEMNDPTSSPGSEHGMMGFPSSVSRLGTPSYPQTKTTESLDDWDVEDVGPSSQSLKYAPGTLRTSPLEKMMTREELEEEQRVQREQLAAIFQLLKENKETFGEVSEGDMQEQLKLYSI; from the exons ATGGATCTAACTTTTCTATTGCCAGCCATTCTGTTCACGCTTCTCGCTATTATTTTGGCTTCAAAGTTATTTCGTAACAACAGCTCATCGACTGAACCCAAAGCGGATAAAGCACAGTTGGTAAAAGGAGAGGTTAAAGCGGGATTAGAGGAATCGGGACGGTTGCTAAATGTGACGGAAAAACTGGTAAAGACCAACAAAGGCTTACCAGATGCCGATCAAACTAAATGCATGGAACATGAATCCATTGAAAGGATGAGTTGTGATGTTGCTGCGGATATTGGTGCAGTTTCGGAGAAAAAGCGTACCGCCACCGGAGTTGAAAttgaaagaaaagaagagagtgTGTCATCGGGTTTTACG GACGTTTTGGGAACAGCTGTTACTGAAGAGATGAATGACCCGACTTCAAGTCCAGGAAGCGAACATGGAATGATGGGGTTCCCCAGCTCAGTGTCTCGGCTGGGCACTCCCAGCTACCCTCAAACAAAAACCACAGAGAGCCTAGATGACTGGG ATGTGGAAGATGTAGGTCCAAGCAGTCAATCCCTTAAATATGCCCCCGGAACGCTGCGGACCAGTCCGCTGGAGAAGATGATGaccagagaggagctggaggaagagcagag GGTGCAACGGGAACAGCTGGCAGCCATTTTCCAGCTGctgaaagaaaacaaagaaaCGTTTGGTGAGGTGTCGGAAGGAGACATGCAGGAGCAGCTCAAACTCTACTCTATCTGA